In one window of Paenibacillus antri DNA:
- a CDS encoding extracellular solute-binding protein, translating into MVVRKKWLGTASSMLLTASLAAGCAGGAAEPTSPSASSNEGTNSSEQQQTFNATGMPIVNEPIELTFFTGLAPANGSTPFEERLVYQEMEQMSNMKINFQFVPFDGLTEKRNLALANGDYPDAFFTARVPAADLMRYGSQGVFVQLDELIEQYAPNLTALMEKYPALRKALTMPDGHIYSMPSFYDPEFLPMLIGTPLWVKQDWLDQLGIKEPQTIQEYYDFLVAVKNTDLNGNGQLDEIPYSGTGTGAFIDQIKGAWGVGTRGLGHKHVDVDPATNELRFFRTTQNYKEVLEFVNKLYTEGLVDPDIFTQDSKTLYAKGAQELLASTINPNPLTQYNGENYIGLGALKGPHGDQLYTHIKVPMVWPGAFAITDKNEHPEATVRWMDHFFGEEGATLFFMGKEGVSYKKNTDGTLEFVEQIKNNPDGLTLDQALTDYVSWMGGSYPGYVHLNWFKGSESLPEAVEAGNKAAPHQIEELWYNFNFTESETEFMSTIGSDMHTYMNEMEAKFINGSAPFTEWDSYVQTVHNMGVEEYLKVYQAAFDRYNSN; encoded by the coding sequence ATGGTGGTAAGGAAAAAGTGGCTAGGAACAGCGTCTTCGATGCTCTTAACAGCAAGCTTAGCGGCAGGTTGCGCCGGCGGCGCCGCGGAACCGACCAGCCCGTCCGCCTCGTCCAACGAGGGGACGAATTCGTCCGAACAGCAGCAGACTTTCAATGCGACGGGGATGCCTATCGTCAATGAACCGATCGAACTGACGTTCTTTACAGGGTTAGCGCCCGCGAACGGGAGCACTCCGTTCGAGGAGCGCCTCGTGTACCAAGAGATGGAGCAAATGAGTAACATGAAGATTAACTTCCAATTCGTTCCGTTCGACGGGTTAACCGAGAAACGGAACTTGGCGCTCGCCAATGGCGACTATCCGGACGCGTTCTTTACTGCTCGCGTGCCCGCAGCCGATCTGATGAGATATGGCAGCCAAGGCGTCTTCGTACAGTTGGACGAGTTGATCGAACAGTACGCGCCGAATCTTACGGCTTTGATGGAGAAGTACCCTGCATTGCGGAAGGCGCTCACGATGCCTGACGGACACATCTACTCGATGCCTTCCTTCTACGACCCGGAATTCCTTCCGATGTTGATCGGAACGCCGTTATGGGTGAAGCAAGACTGGTTGGATCAACTGGGAATCAAGGAGCCGCAGACGATCCAGGAATATTACGACTTTCTGGTGGCTGTGAAAAATACCGATTTGAACGGCAACGGCCAGTTGGACGAAATCCCGTATAGCGGGACAGGGACCGGCGCGTTCATCGATCAAATCAAAGGCGCTTGGGGCGTCGGCACCCGCGGTCTCGGCCATAAGCATGTGGACGTGGACCCGGCGACGAACGAGCTGCGGTTTTTCCGGACGACGCAGAATTATAAAGAAGTCTTGGAGTTCGTGAACAAGCTGTATACCGAAGGTTTGGTGGACCCGGACATTTTCACGCAAGACAGCAAGACGTTGTATGCCAAAGGAGCGCAAGAATTGCTTGCTTCGACCATCAACCCGAATCCGCTAACTCAATATAACGGAGAGAACTATATCGGCTTAGGAGCATTGAAAGGCCCTCACGGGGATCAGTTATACACGCATATCAAAGTGCCGATGGTATGGCCCGGGGCGTTCGCTATCACGGATAAAAACGAGCATCCGGAAGCGACGGTCCGTTGGATGGATCATTTCTTCGGCGAAGAAGGCGCGACGCTGTTCTTTATGGGCAAAGAAGGGGTAAGTTATAAGAAAAATACGGACGGGACCTTGGAGTTCGTGGAGCAGATTAAAAACAACCCGGACGGATTGACGTTGGATCAAGCGCTTACCGACTATGTCAGCTGGATGGGCGGAAGTTATCCCGGTTATGTGCACTTAAACTGGTTTAAGGGCTCCGAATCGCTTCCGGAAGCCGTCGAGGCCGGGAACAAGGCCGCTCCGCACCAAATCGAGGAGCTATGGTATAATTTCAACTTTACCGAATCGGAAACCGAATTCATGAGCACGATCGGTTCGGATATGCATACGTACATGAACGAGATGGAAGCGAAATTCATTAACGGTTCCGCGCCGTTCACGGAGTGGGACAGCTATGTACAAACCGTGCACAATATGGGCGTAGAGGAATATTTGAAAGTATATCAAGCAGCTTTCGACCGTTATAACAGCAACTAA
- a CDS encoding carbohydrate ABC transporter permease, whose translation MLSRNIHPFDIVNGALLVFISAVVIYPLVFVLSASISDPAAVLSGNMWLWPVNVSFTGYEKVFGNRDLLTGYANTILYTVVGTAINVVMTMMAAYPLSQRSFYGRNLIMALIVFTMFFSGGLIPTYMVVRDLGMTNTMWALIIPSAVSVYNILIMRTYFQTSIPGEILEAAAIDGSSDIRTLLRIVLPLSLPILAVMVLFYAVGHWNAYFNALIYLTDREQYPLQLFMREILIQGQMEEMINASDHAHAQTIMDEETVKFAIIVVANLPIFLLYPFLQKYFTKGVMIGALKG comes from the coding sequence ATGCTATCGCGCAACATTCATCCGTTCGATATCGTGAACGGCGCCTTGCTGGTATTCATAAGCGCCGTCGTCATTTATCCGTTGGTATTCGTGCTCAGCGCTTCGATTAGCGATCCCGCCGCCGTTCTGTCGGGGAACATGTGGCTTTGGCCGGTAAACGTCAGCTTCACCGGTTACGAGAAGGTATTCGGTAATAGGGACTTACTCACGGGTTATGCGAACACGATTCTCTATACGGTCGTCGGTACGGCCATTAACGTTGTGATGACGATGATGGCGGCCTACCCGTTGTCCCAGCGAAGCTTCTACGGACGAAATCTCATTATGGCTTTGATCGTGTTTACGATGTTTTTCAGCGGGGGATTGATTCCGACATATATGGTCGTGCGCGACCTTGGCATGACCAACACGATGTGGGCTCTTATCATTCCAAGCGCCGTTTCCGTATACAACATTCTCATCATGAGAACTTATTTTCAAACCAGTATTCCCGGCGAAATATTGGAAGCGGCCGCGATCGACGGAAGCTCCGATATTCGAACGCTCCTCAGGATCGTCTTGCCGCTCTCATTGCCGATTTTGGCGGTCATGGTGTTATTCTACGCGGTAGGTCATTGGAACGCGTATTTCAATGCGCTCATCTATTTAACGGATCGAGAGCAGTATCCGCTGCAGCTGTTTATGCGCGAAATCTTAATTCAAGGGCAGATGGAAGAGATGATCAATGCCTCAGACCATGCGCATGCGCAAACGATCATGGACGAGGAAACCGTCAAGTTTGCCATTATCGTTGTGGCGAATCTACCGATCTTCCTGCTGTACCCCTTCTTGCAAAAGTATTTTACGAAGGGCGTTATGATTGGGGCTTTAAAGGGGTAA
- a CDS encoding ABC transporter permease: protein MEHSLRTRKLYIAVKRHWQLYLLIAPVLVYFLIFHYLPMYGVQIAFKDFIGTKGIWGSPWVGWKHFERFFDSFFFWRLLKNTIGISLYELAVGFPIPIVLALMINEVRSSPFRRFVQTVTYAPHFLSTVVLVGMVVIFLSPTTGIVNQAIEAFGGQPTYFMTEPDWFKSIYVFSGVWQQMGWSSIIYLAALSGIDPQLHEAARVDGASRLRRIWHINLPGIRPTIVILLILNVGSVMGVGFEKVFLMQNSLNMEASDVISTYVYRSGILGSQYSFASAVGLFNSVVNFMLLVMVNRMARRLNQTSLW, encoded by the coding sequence ATGGAGCACTCGTTGAGGACGAGAAAGTTGTATATCGCCGTCAAGCGGCATTGGCAGCTCTATCTATTAATCGCCCCCGTACTCGTATATTTTCTAATTTTTCATTATCTTCCGATGTACGGCGTTCAAATCGCATTCAAAGATTTCATCGGCACGAAGGGAATATGGGGCAGTCCTTGGGTCGGTTGGAAACATTTCGAACGGTTTTTCGACAGCTTTTTCTTCTGGAGGCTGCTGAAAAATACGATCGGTATAAGCCTCTATGAGCTGGCGGTCGGGTTTCCGATCCCGATTGTATTGGCATTAATGATCAACGAGGTGCGAAGCAGTCCGTTCCGAAGGTTCGTACAAACCGTTACTTATGCGCCTCACTTTTTATCCACCGTCGTATTGGTTGGCATGGTCGTCATCTTTTTGTCCCCGACGACGGGGATCGTCAACCAAGCGATCGAAGCGTTCGGAGGTCAGCCGACCTATTTTATGACGGAGCCGGATTGGTTCAAGAGCATCTATGTATTTTCCGGTGTTTGGCAGCAGATGGGATGGAGCTCCATTATTTATTTGGCGGCGCTCTCGGGCATCGACCCGCAGCTGCACGAAGCGGCTCGCGTGGACGGGGCGTCGCGGCTTCGGCGCATCTGGCACATTAACTTGCCGGGCATTCGTCCCACGATCGTTATCTTGTTAATCCTGAATGTCGGATCGGTCATGGGCGTCGGGTTCGAGAAGGTGTTTCTGATGCAAAATTCGTTGAATATGGAAGCCTCCGACGTCATTTCGACCTACGTGTACCGCAGCGGGATCCTCGGTTCGCAGTACAGCTTCGCCTCGGCCGTCGGACTGTTTAATTCCGTCGTGAATTTTATGCTGCTCGTCATGGTGAACCGGATGGCTCGAAGACTGAATCAGACAAGTTTGTGGTAA
- a CDS encoding LacI family DNA-binding transcriptional regulator produces the protein MKITLKEIADRANVSISSVSRALSGNHGIAPVHDQTRMRIIQIAKELGYHKLQLPDESGEKASEIRVGLVLHQAKAKYQDPYFSEIIYGIESELMTKGLALDFTVEVEDFFKSDPFADIDKQHVGVICVGPLKSSIIKTLSKQAPWLFCVGGLEEPGIDGVTVDFRGAARQAVQYLLQLGHQKIAFIGGSSRVGAPLEQEARYLGYKEALGANSIPLIHEWIRDGGFDTAQSYEAMVDVLRMNDRPTALFVASDKMTYGAYKAIQEFGLSIPEDMSVVSFDDIEMSQYMNPGLTTVRVHKEEMGRIAVKLLTQRMEGKIPLPLTSYLPTEFVIRGSCAKHEHFA, from the coding sequence ATGAAAATTACGTTGAAAGAGATCGCCGATCGGGCGAACGTTTCCATATCCTCCGTCTCGCGGGCGCTGAGCGGGAATCATGGGATCGCACCGGTTCACGATCAAACTCGTATGCGGATCATCCAAATCGCGAAAGAACTGGGCTATCACAAGCTGCAACTGCCGGACGAAAGCGGCGAGAAAGCATCGGAGATCAGGGTTGGACTCGTCTTACATCAGGCGAAGGCGAAATATCAAGATCCTTATTTTTCAGAAATAATCTACGGAATCGAAAGCGAGCTGATGACGAAGGGATTGGCGTTGGATTTTACCGTCGAAGTCGAGGATTTCTTCAAGTCCGACCCGTTCGCGGACATCGATAAACAGCATGTAGGAGTCATCTGCGTCGGTCCGTTGAAGTCCTCGATCATAAAAACGCTGTCGAAGCAGGCTCCGTGGCTATTCTGCGTGGGAGGTCTAGAGGAGCCGGGAATCGATGGCGTGACGGTCGATTTTCGCGGCGCCGCCAGACAAGCAGTTCAATATTTGCTTCAACTCGGTCACCAAAAAATCGCCTTTATCGGCGGAAGCTCCAGGGTAGGCGCCCCTCTCGAGCAGGAAGCGCGTTACCTAGGGTACAAGGAGGCGCTCGGCGCAAACTCGATTCCCTTGATCCACGAGTGGATCCGGGACGGCGGCTTCGATACGGCGCAGAGTTATGAAGCGATGGTGGATGTCCTGCGAATGAACGACAGGCCGACGGCGCTTTTCGTCGCAAGCGATAAGATGACGTACGGCGCCTACAAAGCGATTCAAGAATTCGGACTGTCCATTCCCGAAGATATGTCGGTGGTGTCTTTCGACGATATCGAAATGTCCCAATACATGAATCCGGGTCTGACGACGGTTCGAGTACATAAGGAAGAAATGGGGCGGATTGCCGTGAAGCTGCTGACCCAACGGATGGAAGGGAAAATCCCGCTGCCGTTGACCAGCTATTTGCCCACCGAATTCGTCATTCGAGGCAGCTGCGCCAAACACGAACATTTTGCATAG
- a CDS encoding helix-turn-helix domain-containing protein produces MAIIINIDVMLAKRKMSVTELSERVGITMANLSILKNGKAKAVRLSTLEAICKALDCQPGDILEYKSDE; encoded by the coding sequence ATGGCCATTATAATCAATATCGACGTGATGTTGGCGAAAAGAAAAATGAGCGTAACGGAGCTTTCGGAGAGAGTCGGAATCACGATGGCCAACCTCTCCATATTGAAAAACGGAAAGGCGAAAGCGGTTCGATTATCGACGCTAGAGGCGATTTGCAAGGCGTTAGATTGTCAACCCGGAGATATTCTTGAATACAAAAGCGACGAATAA
- a CDS encoding DUF2975 domain-containing protein, protein MKQGTTLFLKAAVILIGIPVLALCIFLVPQIASYAAELYPDFTAIKYLVFLDMYAAAIPFYFALYQAFKLLSYIDKNKAFSDLSVRALKSIKYCAIAISGLYVVGLPLFYLIAERDDAPGIIVIGMVLIFASMVIAVFAAVLQKLLKEAIDIKTENELTV, encoded by the coding sequence ATGAAACAAGGAACAACACTCTTTTTAAAGGCGGCAGTCATCCTTATCGGAATCCCGGTCCTTGCTTTGTGCATATTTTTGGTGCCGCAGATTGCGAGTTACGCAGCCGAATTGTATCCGGATTTTACGGCGATCAAATATCTCGTTTTCCTCGATATGTATGCAGCGGCAATCCCGTTTTACTTTGCTCTGTATCAAGCTTTTAAACTGCTCAGCTATATCGACAAGAACAAAGCGTTCTCGGATTTATCGGTACGAGCTTTAAAGTCTATTAAATACTGCGCGATCGCGATCAGCGGCTTATATGTTGTAGGCTTGCCGCTCTTCTACCTCATAGCGGAGAGAGACGATGCCCCGGGAATTATCGTCATCGGAATGGTATTGATTTTCGCCTCCATGGTCATTGCCGTCTTTGCCGCTGTTCTCCAAAAGCTCTTGAAAGAAGCTATCGATATAAAAACAGAAAACGAATTGACGGTCTGA
- a CDS encoding efflux RND transporter permease subunit, which produces MKIVEFSVKRPIGVLMIVIAVLALGGVSLRSLAIDLFPKIDLPIAAVATSYQGAAPEEIEKLITEPLESSLSSLQGIDSLMSQSQPSSSLIILQFKTGTNLDNALMEVREKVDQVKGFLPDNANEPTVLRFDPQQIPVITMGMSGMEAVRLQALAEDVVVPYLERQDGVASVSVQGGKTREILVELDKAKLSRYGVSASQIVQALRTENLSSPVGTVDKGVGDLQLSVKGEFASVAEIGDTLIHLPTGGRITVSDVAEVNDTFAEVTSLSYVNGNEALVLSVQKQSDANTVSVAEEVRAALEELKEDLPTGVKLETIADTSTIIRQSINSVVSNMISGGALAVLILLLFLRSARSTLVIGLSIPIAVISTFTLMYFTGQTLNIISMGGLALGVGMMVDSAIVILENIFSYREKGLPMKEAAMKGASELGGAVIASTVTTVVVFLPIVFVEGLASDLFLPMALTVSFSLVASLIAAITLIPMLSSQLISPLGGKAKKQRLVWFDRAFDKMLSGYKGLLKGVLRFKKTTLLATFAALVGSLSLVPFIGMEFIPGADQGQMQITVEAPSGTKLEEMLPITEQVSGLLKPYEDIIETAYYTVGSGGGFGGGSSNTASYTIVLVGASEREIATTDVVQAIAAEAADIAGAEITVSELESGLAGGSPIQIAINGQDQQVLNDLADQVIWTISGVQGVFNPEKSASEGNAELNIVVDRKAAAFYGLTYQQIVGEIQLSMEGQTATQYREGGDEFNVKVILPEEQRSDLAALTSLKLTTPSGQTVPLSTVAELNQVQGPAMIQRENQQRQVNVTSDVVGRDLGSVSADVQAALAGMNFPDGYTYSTGGQSQDMMESFTDLGLALAFSIVLVYIVMAVQFESLLFPFVIMFAMPPTLIGILVGLFVTNTPLGITALIGVIILAGIVVNNAIVLVDYTNTLRGRGMSLEEAIVEAAPSRVRAILMTTLTTVLGLVPLALGIGEGAEMQAPMAIVVIFGLSFSTLITLLLVPVMYVYADRFANRVKRVFRRKETPAATEVPVQG; this is translated from the coding sequence TTGAAAATCGTTGAGTTTTCGGTCAAGCGGCCGATCGGGGTCTTAATGATCGTGATCGCGGTCTTGGCGCTCGGCGGCGTCAGTCTGCGAAGCCTCGCGATCGATTTATTTCCGAAGATCGACTTGCCGATCGCCGCGGTGGCGACCTCGTACCAGGGGGCCGCGCCGGAGGAAATCGAGAAGCTGATTACGGAGCCGCTGGAATCGTCGCTCAGCTCGCTGCAAGGTATCGATTCGTTGATGTCGCAGTCGCAGCCGAGCTCTTCATTGATCATTCTGCAGTTCAAGACGGGCACGAATCTGGATAACGCTCTGATGGAGGTGCGGGAGAAGGTAGATCAAGTGAAGGGGTTCCTGCCCGACAACGCGAACGAGCCCACGGTGCTCCGCTTCGACCCGCAGCAAATCCCGGTCATTACGATGGGAATGTCCGGCATGGAGGCGGTTCGGCTTCAAGCGCTCGCCGAGGATGTCGTGGTGCCGTATTTGGAACGGCAGGACGGCGTCGCCTCGGTGTCGGTGCAGGGCGGGAAGACACGGGAAATTTTGGTCGAGCTCGATAAGGCCAAGCTATCTCGTTATGGGGTGTCCGCGTCGCAGATCGTGCAGGCGTTGCGAACGGAGAACCTGTCGTCTCCGGTCGGCACGGTCGACAAGGGCGTCGGCGATCTGCAGCTCAGCGTCAAGGGCGAGTTCGCTTCGGTCGCCGAGATCGGCGATACGCTCATTCATCTGCCGACCGGCGGGCGAATTACCGTATCGGACGTGGCCGAGGTGAACGATACCTTCGCGGAGGTGACGTCGCTCTCGTACGTGAACGGCAACGAAGCGCTGGTTCTCTCCGTCCAGAAGCAATCCGACGCAAACACGGTGAGCGTGGCGGAGGAAGTACGCGCGGCGTTGGAGGAATTGAAGGAGGACCTGCCGACGGGCGTAAAGCTGGAGACGATCGCGGATACGTCTACGATCATTCGGCAGTCGATTAATAGCGTCGTAAGCAATATGATCAGCGGCGGCGCGCTCGCGGTGCTTATTCTCCTCTTATTTTTGCGCAGCGCAAGGTCGACGCTCGTTATCGGCTTATCGATTCCGATCGCCGTCATTTCCACGTTTACGCTGATGTATTTTACGGGGCAGACGCTGAACATCATTTCCATGGGCGGCCTTGCGCTCGGGGTCGGCATGATGGTGGATAGCGCGATCGTCATCCTCGAGAACATCTTTAGTTATCGCGAGAAGGGGCTGCCGATGAAGGAGGCGGCGATGAAGGGCGCCTCCGAGCTCGGCGGCGCGGTCATCGCGTCGACCGTTACGACGGTCGTCGTCTTCCTGCCGATCGTCTTCGTCGAGGGTCTCGCTTCGGACTTATTCCTGCCGATGGCGCTGACGGTTTCTTTCTCGCTCGTCGCGTCGCTCATCGCGGCGATCACATTAATCCCGATGCTATCCTCCCAATTGATTTCTCCGCTGGGGGGCAAGGCGAAGAAGCAGCGTCTCGTGTGGTTCGACCGCGCGTTCGACAAGATGCTGTCGGGTTATAAGGGGCTGCTGAAAGGGGTACTGCGTTTCAAGAAGACGACGCTGCTGGCGACGTTCGCGGCGCTTGTCGGCAGCTTGTCGCTTGTTCCGTTCATCGGAATGGAATTTATTCCAGGTGCCGACCAAGGCCAGATGCAAATTACGGTGGAAGCGCCGAGCGGCACGAAGCTGGAAGAGATGTTGCCGATTACGGAGCAGGTCAGCGGTCTACTGAAGCCTTACGAGGATATTATCGAGACCGCGTACTACACGGTCGGAAGCGGAGGCGGCTTCGGAGGGGGCAGCAGCAATACGGCGAGCTATACGATCGTCCTGGTCGGCGCGTCAGAGCGCGAGATCGCGACGACGGACGTCGTCCAGGCGATCGCCGCGGAAGCCGCGGACATCGCGGGCGCGGAAATTACCGTATCCGAGCTGGAAAGCGGGCTGGCCGGCGGGAGCCCCATTCAAATCGCGATCAACGGTCAGGATCAGCAAGTGTTGAACGATCTGGCCGACCAGGTGATCTGGACGATCTCCGGCGTGCAAGGCGTCTTCAACCCCGAAAAATCGGCTTCGGAGGGCAACGCGGAGCTGAATATCGTCGTCGATCGAAAGGCGGCCGCATTCTACGGGCTTACGTATCAACAAATCGTCGGCGAGATTCAGTTATCGATGGAAGGGCAGACGGCGACGCAGTACCGAGAGGGCGGCGACGAATTCAACGTGAAGGTCATCCTGCCGGAGGAGCAACGCTCCGATCTGGCGGCGCTGACGTCGCTCAAGCTGACGACGCCTTCCGGGCAGACGGTGCCGCTGTCGACGGTCGCCGAGCTCAATCAGGTGCAGGGGCCGGCCATGATTCAACGCGAAAACCAACAGCGGCAAGTGAACGTGACGAGCGACGTCGTCGGCCGCGACTTGGGCTCCGTCTCGGCCGACGTGCAGGCGGCGCTGGCGGGCATGAACTTCCCGGACGGCTATACGTATTCGACCGGCGGGCAGTCGCAGGATATGATGGAGTCGTTCACGGATCTCGGGCTCGCGCTCGCGTTCTCGATCGTGCTGGTCTACATCGTAATGGCCGTACAGTTCGAGTCGTTGCTGTTCCCGTTCGTCATCATGTTCGCCATGCCGCCGACGCTGATCGGCATTCTGGTCGGCTTGTTCGTCACGAATACGCCGCTCGGAATCACGGCGCTCATCGGCGTAATCATTCTCGCCGGCATCGTCGTCAACAACGCGATTGTGCTCGTGGATTATACGAATACGCTGCGCGGCAGGGGGATGTCGCTTGAAGAGGCGATCGTCGAAGCGGCGCCGAGCCGCGTTCGTGCCATCCTGATGACGACGCTCACGACCGTGCTCGGTCTCGTGCCGCTGGCCCTGGGCATTGGGGAGGGCGCCGAAATGCAAGCTCCGATGGCGATCGTCGTCATCTTCGGTCTCTCGTTCTCCACGCTCATTACGCTGCTGCTCGTACCGGTCATGTACGTGTATGCGGATCGGTTCGCGAATCGAGTGAAGCGGGTGTTCCGGCGGAAGGAAACGCCGGCGGCGACGGAAGTTCCCGTGCAAGGATAA
- a CDS encoding efflux RND transporter periplasmic adaptor subunit, with amino-acid sequence MKSARAVTLVVAACVVSAAVAGCSMQEPVAEQAKEKVTPVQVTKVVKGALTLRSELIGSALPSADVNVIPKMSGELSELAVVKDQLVRRGDVLGRLDSKNLSIQLEMERLALEQAQNQYKELHNSGAPQPQLDQAKTSVRQAQLRVELAQLNAKNAVIEAPIDGKVVDVGVEPGELVGQSSPFARIVALDPIRIVASVSTNQMLALLGKTEAEIELADLGTTSTAKITYLSSVADGSGFYTLEAELPNPEENIKPGMLAKFLLENELVGDATLVPTSAIVEKGGSAYVFLVKDGRAVETTVTVLQTQSDLSAVEGELAENDDVVTKGQFTLSDGNSVNIVEEAAN; translated from the coding sequence GTGAAATCTGCAAGAGCCGTTACGTTGGTCGTGGCCGCTTGCGTCGTCTCCGCCGCAGTTGCGGGTTGCAGCATGCAAGAGCCCGTCGCCGAGCAAGCCAAGGAGAAGGTGACTCCCGTTCAGGTTACGAAAGTCGTGAAGGGCGCATTGACGCTGCGAAGTGAATTAATCGGTTCGGCGCTTCCCAGCGCGGACGTGAACGTCATTCCGAAGATGAGCGGCGAGCTCTCCGAGCTCGCGGTCGTCAAGGATCAGCTCGTTCGAAGAGGGGACGTGCTCGGGCGATTGGACAGCAAAAACCTGAGCATTCAGCTGGAGATGGAACGCCTAGCATTGGAACAAGCGCAAAATCAGTATAAGGAACTCCATAATTCCGGAGCGCCGCAGCCGCAGCTGGATCAAGCGAAGACGAGCGTGCGGCAGGCGCAGCTCCGCGTCGAGCTCGCGCAGTTGAACGCGAAGAACGCCGTGATCGAAGCGCCGATCGACGGGAAGGTCGTTGATGTCGGAGTAGAGCCCGGCGAACTGGTCGGCCAGTCTTCGCCGTTCGCGCGCATCGTCGCTTTGGACCCGATCCGGATCGTCGCGAGCGTTAGCACGAATCAGATGCTGGCGCTTCTGGGCAAGACGGAGGCGGAGATAGAGTTGGCCGATCTCGGCACGACGTCGACGGCGAAGATAACGTATTTGTCGTCCGTGGCGGACGGGTCGGGCTTCTACACGCTGGAAGCGGAGCTGCCGAATCCGGAAGAAAACATCAAACCGGGGATGCTGGCCAAGTTTCTGCTTGAGAACGAGCTCGTCGGCGATGCGACGCTGGTACCGACGTCGGCGATCGTGGAGAAGGGCGGAAGCGCGTACGTCTTCCTCGTGAAGGACGGACGCGCCGTGGAGACGACGGTGACGGTGCTGCAGACGCAATCCGACCTCAGCGCGGTCGAAGGGGAACTCGCGGAGAATGACGACGTCGTGACGAAAGGCCAATTCACGCTTAGCGACGGCAACTCGGTCAACATCGTGGAGGAGGCGGCGAATTGA
- a CDS encoding DUF2974 domain-containing protein, whose protein sequence is MLDYLDWRGDLTLEQAPFNEVDNLVLAQLVYVNFDYVVPPEWIDASVSIREAAERYFHLYSEDRIQSFGHMVRNSVSLLGKVRHCARFANAKLSKFQNIVDLDRTKQFAAMHVELEDGTVYVAYRGTDSTIVGWKENFNMTITTPVPSQFEAVRYLEDTAVEGSAPLRLGGHSKGGNLAAYAAVMCRADVKSRIIEAYNNDGPGFDAKIARSDAYAEMRDRIRTIVPQSSVVGMLLEHEEAYAVVRSNQSLLMQHDAFSWEVMGPSFVRAEQVARESRVVEAALKSWLGQLAKPQREQFVDALFQIFQSADVWTIEDLSRAKWKKVTQMIRALNQSQEHKIVLTKTLKLLFHEGRKSLMDMRENKPPQHP, encoded by the coding sequence ATGTTAGATTATTTGGATTGGCGGGGAGACCTAACGCTGGAGCAAGCTCCGTTCAATGAAGTAGACAATCTCGTCCTCGCTCAGTTGGTCTACGTCAACTTCGATTATGTCGTGCCGCCCGAATGGATCGACGCGTCGGTTTCCATCCGCGAAGCGGCGGAGAGGTACTTCCATCTATACAGCGAAGACCGCATTCAGAGCTTCGGCCATATGGTGCGCAACTCCGTCTCGTTGCTGGGGAAGGTTCGGCACTGCGCCCGCTTCGCGAACGCGAAGCTGTCCAAGTTCCAAAACATCGTCGACCTAGACCGAACGAAGCAATTCGCTGCGATGCATGTCGAGCTGGAGGACGGCACCGTGTATGTCGCCTACCGCGGAACGGACAGTACGATCGTCGGTTGGAAGGAAAATTTCAATATGACCATTACAACGCCCGTACCCTCGCAGTTCGAAGCGGTCCGGTACTTGGAGGATACAGCGGTAGAGGGAAGCGCGCCGCTTCGGCTCGGCGGTCATTCGAAGGGCGGCAACCTCGCGGCGTATGCGGCGGTCATGTGCCGAGCCGACGTTAAGTCGCGAATCATAGAGGCCTACAATAACGACGGACCGGGATTCGATGCGAAGATCGCTAGGAGCGACGCTTATGCTGAGATGCGCGATCGCATTCGAACGATCGTGCCGCAGTCGTCGGTCGTCGGCATGCTGCTGGAGCATGAGGAGGCGTATGCAGTCGTAAGGAGCAATCAGTCCTTGCTGATGCAACACGATGCGTTTTCCTGGGAAGTCATGGGTCCGAGCTTTGTCCGGGCGGAACAGGTGGCGAGGGAGAGCCGCGTGGTGGAGGCCGCGCTGAAGTCGTGGCTGGGTCAGCTTGCGAAGCCTCAGCGCGAGCAATTCGTCGATGCGCTCTTCCAAATATTTCAATCCGCTGACGTCTGGACGATCGAGGATCTGTCCCGCGCCAAGTGGAAGAAGGTTACCCAGATGATTCGGGCGCTGAATCAATCGCAGGAGCATAAGATCGTGCTGACGAAGACGCTCAAGCTGTTGTTCCACGAGGGAAGGAAGAGCCTGATGGACATGCGGGAGAACAAGCCGCCGCAGCATCCATAA